Genomic DNA from Bacteroides zhangwenhongii:
GAGCTTAACTTCTCTGTTCGGAATGGCTAGAGGTGTATCCTCACCACTATGGTTACCATTTATATTACCAAGCTTAAATTTAATTATTTATTTCTTAGTAGGATATCTTTTCATTAGTTCACTATTGATTTTATTCCAAAAAGACGCTAAAAATTCACTGAATAGAATAAGAGAATCATCAATTTCCCCAAAAGTTGGGGTGTAATGCTTGAAATCAATTTTTACAAATCTAGCGTAAAGAGTTTCAGGAAAAAATATTTTAGTTCTCGGATAATCACATTTTAACATTTCTTTAATCTGCCATTTGTATTGGTCAACTCTAAACATAAATTGTTCTGAATTTGATTGACTGTATTTGCCGGTGTTACGTACTGCTTGATAAATGCTAGAATAGAAACTGTCTCTATTAGAATGCTTGTCTAAATAGCCATGATTTACACCATAATCTAATAATATCCAACAGCAAAACATATAAATTTCATCTTTCTGGTATACTCCATTGTCTAACTGAGGAGCTGTTCGAAGAAAATAATTCGTCCAATCGGATGCATTCTGAATCATTTCTTCTGATGAGTAATCTTCCGTCTGTTTTGTCCGTTTTTCTATAGGAGACATAGTCTGAGCAGAAGTTTGCTTTTTAGAAATTCGGAGCTTGTTTTTAGAACTAAAAATCAAATTAAAAAATTTCATATGATTAGTATTTAAATAGTGGGAAATAGTTGAGTATATAATATCAATGCATCACTAAATTTTATATTTCGTGAAAAAAGTTTTTGCTTAAGGCATTCACATCCAGCCCATAATGCTCCGCATAACATATCTAATGGCCACCAGACGAATGAAATAATAGCCAATAAGAAGATGATGTCAGAGATTAGCTTGACTATGCAATTTAGAAAATATGAAATCCACCCCTCAATTACACAAGGCAGTTGTATTAGGGATAGTATTAGGATTAATAACATTCTCATCTGCTTATTTTATATGAGCTGCAAATTTTGTTGAGCCATTGAAATAACTTCGTAAACATCAATTCCATGACGATAATGGCTTTTTTCTGCGATAGCTCGATTAAACAATCGTTTTGCTTGTTCTAAATTACCTTCTTTCATGAAAATAGCTCCCAAATTATTTTCTGCAATATTGCTATTCCAATACAGTGCTTTATTGTATAGCTCTTTGGCTTTAGATAGATTTGCAGTACAACCATACCCGAAGTGGTAGCGAATGGCCATATTTATAATTAGAACTATTTCTATTTCACTTGTTGGTTCTTTTATCCAAGTTATAGCTTTTTTATTCCAAGCAAAGCCTTCTTCATAATCTTCTACTATGGAAAGATTAAAACAGGCGTTCAGACTTCCTGCTTCTACTCCTTTTTGGAATATAGTTTTATTGCCACCGTTGTGGAAGTCATCAATTATGGCGAGATTATTGTAAGCATCAGGATAACCTTGTTTTATTAAAACTAAATATTCATTCTTTGCTTTTTCTATTAAATCATTAGTTTTGCCATCATTATATTTTATTAGTAAAGGTATTATCTGTCGCATCGATATTGATGTTAGCAAATTTCCTTGTTTATCTCTAATGTCATCAATAGCTAAATTTTTACTATAAATTTGTTGGTAACAGATTGGAAGAGGTGATTGTGAATAGCCTGTACCTATATGTATAAAACCTTTCGGAGCTTTTGTTGATGTGTGATTCTGATATGGACTAATATAAATATGTCCCATGTTTATTCCGTCTTTGGTTGTAATGCGGTAAATATCAATAGGAGAATCAATATTGGGTGCGTGTGTTGATCCTAATCTGTTCCAACGTAGTTCGTCACCTTTTAATGTACGCAATTGGGATAGGTAGGCTTCATTGGCTAAGATTCCTTTTACTGGTACTGGATTAGTTTTTGTTAATCCGAACTCACCATATCCGTTAGGTATCTTGTTTTCGGTACATCCATTATTGATGTTGCCGTTTATAAAATTAAGGATATATTGCAGCTCAGAATCGTTTGTTTTCTTATTCTTTCCCA
This window encodes:
- a CDS encoding sel1 repeat family protein — encoded protein: MKAIQVILILALLLCLFPMPYGYFILVRYLATVVFTIMAYHHYKQQNNTTTYLWVCLALLFQPFFKITLGREIWSVVDIVVAIILVIILWKERKATDKASALKGVMQEINKNLFPGGTKQIEKETQLLQTSLHEKYSFEDVKNTLLYISSIFLLSTDKSQDGIVSRVLKRPQNSLDRSSIIVIYQFVAKKAMGKNKKTNDSELQYILNFINGNINNGCTENKIPNGYGEFGLTKTNPVPVKGILANEAYLSQLRTLKGDELRWNRLGSTHAPNIDSPIDIYRITTKDGINMGHIYISPYQNHTSTKAPKGFIHIGTGYSQSPLPICYQQIYSKNLAIDDIRDKQGNLLTSISMRQIIPLLIKYNDGKTNDLIEKAKNEYLVLIKQGYPDAYNNLAIIDDFHNGGNKTIFQKGVEAGSLNACFNLSIVEDYEEGFAWNKKAITWIKEPTSEIEIVLIINMAIRYHFGYGCTANLSKAKELYNKALYWNSNIAENNLGAIFMKEGNLEQAKRLFNRAIAEKSHYRHGIDVYEVISMAQQNLQLI